The genomic region GGTCGAACTGCTGGTTTCGGTTTGCTCCATGAGGGTGCCTTCCGTGAGTTCCAATTCCAGGCGGCTTGGCGGCAACTCGCTTTCCATCAAGATGCGTCGGATGGAATCGAACAAATCGCCCTGCCGGAACTGGCGCGCCGACAAATTGACCGAAATCCGGAAAGGCCGGGGTTTTGCGTCCAGCCACTGCTGCGTGTGCTTACACGCTTTACGCATGACCCATTCGCCGATCGGGATGATCAACTCGGTCTCCTCCGCCAGGTCGATAAAGCGTTGGGGATAGAGCAGTCCATAATTGGGAAGATTCCAGCGAAGCAGCGCCTCCAGGCCGACGATTTTCCCGCTGCGAAGATTCACGATCGGTTGGTAGTGGAGCACGAGTTCATCCCGATCCAACGCGTGGTAAAGCCCACTGCGAAACGTCAGCCGTTCCGTGGCGCGCAAATTCATCTCAGCGGCGTAAAACTGGTAATTGCTGCAGCCTTTCTCCTTTGCCCGATACATCGACCGGTCTGCAAATTTCAACAGATCTTTTGCGTTTTTCGCATCCATCGGGTAGAGCGAAATGCCGATGCTCGTGGTGATAAAGACTTCACGGTCATTAACATGAAACGGCGGCGCCAACACGTTGATGATTTTTTGCGCCACGATGACAGGCACATCACTTTTCGGAAGCCCATCGAGAATGATGATGAATTCATCACCCCCCAAACGGGCGACGGTATCCGTAGCCCGCACGCATTTCTTGAGCCGCTCGGCAACGGCTTGAAGGATGATGTCTCCCGCGTCATGACCCAGCGTGTCGTTAACTACCTTGAAATTATCCAAATCGAGAAACATCAAGGCGACCTGTTCGTTGTTACGATCGGCACGCGCCAGCGCCTGCGCCAGACGATCCCTGAAAAGCGTGCGATTCGCAAGTCCCGTCAGATGATCGTATTGCGCGAGATACGCCAGACGCTCTTCGGCTTGCTTGCGTTCGATCGCATAGCGCAGAGAACGTGTGAGAAGATTGCTGTCCCCTTGCCCCTTCACCAGGCAATCCTGCGCGCCCGCCTTAATCGCCTGCACGACGACCCTCTCATCGGAGACGCTGCTCAAGGCCACAATGGTGAGATTTGGAAATTCCGAATTGACAACCCGGATCGAATCCACGCCTTGTGCGTCCGGCAAAGAAAGATCGAGCAGCACAATGTCGAAGGAATCTTTCCGGAGTCGATCGATCGCACGTTGAAGAATATTCTCGTGGAAAAACGAGAAGCCCTTCAGATTCGCATCATCGAGGATGCCCTGGATAATCCCCACCTCACCGGGCTTTTCCTCGACGAGCAGCACCTTGATCTCGTGCGAGTCCCTCATTTCATCCATCTTTCAGACTCTACCAACCTGTGACCTGCGTAATCAATACACACGCTCTCGAACGAAATTTGTCCATGAAGATCCGGGCCTGGTTGCTGGGCTGCTTCCAAGATAGTTGCGATGCGTAGAGGACGCTTCACGATACCGCCGAATGTACTTCGTAATCACACCTTATTAATATCGAATCAGGATGTCGATTGTTCCGCATCACTTTAATTACTACCGCCGAAACACACACTCACCTTTGCAATGCCATGAGTCCCTGGCGCAAAAGACACAAACCCAACAAATACTCACGTATGATGAATCTACGTGCGTATTGGGTTCCTCCATCCTACAGGAAAGCCGCCGAGTTGCGACTTACGGAAACCCTACATTTCCTAGTCTACATAATACAACAAATGTAAGACAATTTACACAAGAATTCGCCTGAATTTCCGGTATAAACGCGTTCTTCGAGGTTCGGCTACGGCACTTCGATTTCCACGACAACCATACGATGATCGGAAGCCAGTGAACTTGAAACCCACGCGGCGTGTGGTTTCAAATCGCGCAGCCAGACGAAGTCGATGCGCGACTGCGGCTCGACCGCCGGACTGGTTAACGGAGGCGGGTCGATCCCCAGGGCAATAAAAGGATCCTCGAAACCGGCCGCAACTACCGCTTGTGGAACAGGCTCCTGGTATTCGGCATTGAAATCGCCCCCGAAGGCAACGTTGGGACTATCCCCAATAAACGCCAATGCCTCCTCGATCTGCTGCAGTGTGTCCTCATTGGACAGCCCCATCCAGGTCCCGTATACATTCAAGGGGCTTCCCTCTGACGCAAGACTCACGTGGATAATGCCGGTTTGTTCCTGCAGGCTTGTAAGCAGCTGCTGTTCGGAGGGCATCAGCGGTCCGCGATATAGAACAGCGATTCCCGTGAGATATTCCACAGTCGGCAAATAGACATAATTCATGTCAAGCCGGTGCGCCAAAAAAAGGGCGTCATCAACACCGTAACTGGTGATCCGACCCGTGTCGACCTCCTGCATTACCACCACACTTACGCCATCTTTGGCGATCGCCCTCGCCATGTCCTCAAGCGTAAAATGCCATACATCATCGTAGCCGTAATGGATGTTATACGTTGCGATTCGCATTGCTGTTGAACTGCGCGGCAACTGCGACGTTCTTGGCCATGCAGCAACAAGAGTCACGGCAAAGGCGCAAAGCGCCAACAATCCTCCGGGAACGAAACGGGTGTTCTCCGGAATCTCGATATTCAACGGCAGTAGATGGACGATCGCACCCACGCCCAACATCGCACCTGCAATGAGAAATACAAGCCAGCCCATACCTCGCAGAGAAGGCAGGACGTATGGATATGTGAAAGTAAATGCATTAAAGAAATTCAGGAACAGGAACAAGATCAAGCCCAATGCCACGCTGCTGCCCGAATGTCGTGATTTCTGCGGCGTACCGATAAAAGTCGAATCGAAAGCCGATAGCGAGGTAAAAAGTGCTACCAGCAAACCGAGAAGACTCAATACGCCCTCAGAAAAATATCCCAGCACCAATCCCAAAAGAAGCAGCATTAACAGACCGGCTCCGGCCAATGAAGTATGGAACAACCGAACGAATGAGTCTCTTACGCCCGTAAAGCAGAAAAGCAGCATCAGCCCCATTAGCGCGATCGCGGAGACAAAATACGGCACTTCGTCCCAGCGCGCGCCCGTCGTGGTGAGATACGTTATTTCACTCCAGTGCGTCACGGCATTGGGCAGGGCAAGGAGTGAAATCTGCAAAAATAAAAAGCCGCTCAATGCAATGCCGTCCACGAAGCGTATACCAATCGGCTCAATATGTTCCTCATCTGACCGTCGGAAGATCAATGTGGCGAAAGCGATGACGGCGAAACTCCACAGGATCTGCACGTACAGCCAGGAACTGCGCAGGCTGACATCATACGTGTCTCCGATGACGCGCAGGAGCTGATCCAGCACCAACGCGCCGAGCATCGTTTGCACGAACCATCGCCGCCTGGTTTGCAAGTAGGTCGTCAGATAGAGACTCCCAAAAGCAACGCTGAACAGCGATCCCCAAAAGCGCACAGCGGCCAGATTGACCGACAGGCTGATACGTGCGAGCGCCGTGATGCATGCAAACACCAATGCCCACCGGCTTCGATTCTTTCGCGGAGTCCAGAGCGGCGCGGCGAAGGCCAGCAGCACGAAAAGATTGCTGATCACGAGCCAGGCATCGACAGGTCCTTCGAATACCTGATCGTAGATGATCCCAAACAGCACGGAGAAAATCACCCGTAAAGCTTGCAGGAAAAAGAGAAAGACGGATACAGAAACGATCGTCTCCATTTCTCGCGGCTTCATCATCCTCTCCCTTCGCGGCGATCGACCCGTTGGAAGCACAAGGACCGCCGTTCGATTCCGGTTATCGCTGCAATACGGACACGCCCCGAAACGCAACTCGAGAATTAGAACCGGATCAACTCAAACAACAGACTCAGGGATAAAAATCCTTCAATTCACCCACCGGGAGCGTGATCAAACCCTCAACCGCCTCACCTACCTGAGTCACCTGATTCGGCTCCTCTCCCACCAGGAAGGCGGTATATGCAGCCGCCAAAGCATCCAACGGATCCGCCTCGTATAAACCATCTAACGGCAAATTACCCGTCAGCAAATGGTGGCGAGTGATCTCTTCGAGCACGCGCAGGGGGTTGGATACATCCAGGCCTTCCTGATACAGCACCAGCTGGCGCTGCATGCGTCCCTCGAGCGTTCGCTTCAACAGCGGGCGATGCTCCAGGAGCACGGAAAAACATGCGTGCGGGCTGACTTCGATGATCGCGTGATCTGCCGGCTCGTCTCCTACGATGTAGGGCCGGAAAGATAATTCTTCCAGCCGGCGAAATAGATGAAATCCATTCCGAACCCATCCGGGCGCCTTCTGCTCGTCGGCCGGCGTGTTGTAAAGACGGATGTTGCAGCGGCGCAGCATGAATTCACACACGCGCCACTTTGTCCACGTATTTCCGTCCGCTTTTAGATTGTTGCGCCGGCGGATCTCGGATCGCCGCATCAGACCCTTGTTGGGGGCCTGTGGTGACGCGATGGCGACGACGACCCTTTCCAACCCCGCCACAAAAGCCAGCACCGATTCGATATCACCTTGATCCAGCGCCAAAATCTGTTTCCGTTTATCGAGGACGGCGTAATCCAGGGGACGTCTTCCTGCCGTCGGATCGATTCCCATGTATGCGACGTCTGAAAAAAGCATCATCTCCTCCCACAACTGGCGCGTTGAACGTGTGCCTCAGCCACAGACGGATCCATTCCGACAGGCAGCAGCGAATTCCTCCCAGGCGGTCTGATCGGTGTGATAAGGCGCAAGCCATGGCGGTTTCGCCACCGTTCGTAATGCCGACTTCACCGAACGGCCTGCGCAGATCGAATAAGCCACGTAGGCCCATCGGGTTCGATGAAGACCCAGGCTGCTGTGCAGTAGAATACGCATTTTACGGGTAATACATGTATGAAGGAAAAGGGCAGCCAACAGCCGCTCTTGAATTCCAGCGTGCAGTTCATCAGCTACGTCCATCCAGAGGAATTGTGCCGGCACAGGACCTGCGAATCGCTGCGGAGAATCCGGCTTAAAATGAAGTATTGCGGATATTCCCGTTTGATCCATGAAAGCATCCCACGTTGAAGGGATGTATTCTCCACCCGCAGCGTAGATCTGATCGTGAATCCAGGTCATTTTATCGTTTCAAATTCGTCCCCTCAGTATACATCGGCCTTTTGACGACGGCGAGGCTTGCGGCTATACTTTGCAATCAAATGCAGATATTCCGCCAGGAGGAGATCATGGCCAAGAAAGAGAAAGACGGAAAGAAAGCGGGCGGTTTCAAACTTACCTACGCCACAATGTTCGATCCACCCGAAGAACTCCACGAAAGTTACGAAAGTGCACTTGCCCAGGTTAAGCGTGACATGGGCGCCGAACATCCCATGTTGATCGACGGCAAGGAAGTCAAATCTTCGGAAAAATTCGAAGACCGCTCGCCCATCAACAAAGATTGGTTGTTGGGGATATTCCAGCAAGGAACGGACAACGATGCCAAAAAAGCCCTTGCAGCCGCACGAAAGGCTTTCCCGGCCTGGTCTCGTGTACCCTGGAAAGAGCGCGTAAAGATCCTGCGCAAGGCAGCCAAACAGATCGACAAGCGCATTTTCGAATTTGCCGCCGTCATCTCCCTCGAAGTCGGCAAGAACCGCATGGAAGCCCTGGGAGACATCGCAGAAGCGGCCGATCTCATCCGCTACGCCTGCGATCAGATGGAAAAGAACGACGGCTATATCGTGCGTATGGGCAAGGATCCCCTAAAGGGCTACAAAGCGAAAAACACCTCCGTTTTACGGCCGTACGGTGTATGGCTCGTCATCAGCCCCTTCAATTTTCCGGGCGCGTTAACCGGCGGGCCGGTCGGCGCAGCGCTGCTCGCCGGCAACACCGTGGTCATGAAGCCGGCTTCGAACACGCCGTGGACGGTCCGTCTTCTGGCCGAATGTTTCCAGGATGCGGGAATCCCCGCCGGCGTGTGCAACTACGTCACCGGCCCCGGCAGCACGACCGGGGAGGCGCTGATCTCGAGCGACGAAGTGGACGGAATCACGTTCACCGGCTCGTACGACGTGGGCATGAAGATCTACAAAACGTTCGCCGAAGGCAAATACCCGCGCCCGATCATTCTCGAGATGGGCGGGAAAAACGCCTCGATCGTCTCCGAAAACGCGGACATCGAGCACGCGGCAGCCGGCATCGTGCGCTCCGCCTTCGGGCTGCAGGGCCAGAAATGCTCGGCAAATTCACGCATCTACGCCGCCAAACCCATCTATGAGAAGCTGCTGAAAAGATTGATAGAACTCACCGAAAAATTGTCCGTCGGCGACCCCACGGATCGCGCCGTTTTCATGGGACCCGTGATCAACAAAAAGTCTTACCAGGATTTCAAGCGCTTCACGAAACAACTGGCGGACGCCGGCGCCATCACCACCGGCGGCAGTGTCATCACCGACGGCGAGTACAAGAAAGGCTTCTTCTGTCAGCCGACGATCGTCGCCAACGTGCCGGTCGATAACCGCTTGTGGAAACACGAGATGTTCCTGCCGATCACCATGATCCATCCCGTGGCCGACCTTCAAGAGGCGATGACTCTAGCCAACGACAGCCAATACGGTCTGACGGGCGGATTTTACGGATCGAAGAAAGAGGCCAAGTGGTTCTTCGACCAGATCAACGTTGGCGTCGCTTATGCCAATCGTCCTCAAGGTTCGACGACGGGTGCCTGGCCGGGCTTTCAACCTTTCGGCGGCTGGAAGGGTTCCGGATCTTCGGGCAAGAACGCCGGCGGTCATTACTATCTCACGCTCTATATGCACGAACAAAGCCGCACTTTGATCCGCCCAGTTTGACGGAGTGATCCTACGCCCGGGGTGTAGATCACCTCGGGCGTTACTCGATGGTCATGATTGACGTATGAAGTTCCACGAACGGATTGACCGAAACCGTTCATCACAGGACGCCAGCCTTCATATCACGGGTGAAGCGTCCAAGGGATTGCGATGACGCATCGCCTCAGCCTGGCGCTGATCTTGATTGGGGCAATCAGCTTGCTCGTCTACGTCATCAGTGCCTCGAATCAACAAGGAAACCCTGAGCTCCTGTTGATTGGCGCATGCATCAGTCTGCTGGGGATATTGCTGCGCCGCCGGGCCATTCGCAGCAGGGAGAGCCAATCCCAACGGTTTCGACTGCTGCGCCGCAATCAACCGGACGAGATGGATGAATGAAGCCGCTCGGAATTCGTTCGGCGCGTTATTTCCAACAACCCCTTCGAAGTCTGGTAGACTACGGAGGGCTTTCAACAACTTCAATGGAGGATCGCTATGGCTGATTTAGTCGACTATCGCATTTTCGGGGATGATCTCCAGCTCGTCGAGATCGAACTCGATCCCGGCGAAGGGGTGCGCGCCGAAACAGGCACGATGACCTACATGGAAAATGCCATCGAAATGCAGACTTCGACGGGGGGAGGTCTCTTAAAAGGTCTGAAGCGCGCCGTTACGGGGGAGAGCTTTTTCATCACCACCTTTTTAAACAGCGGCAATGGTAAAGCGCACGCGGCATTTGCAGCTCCCTTTCCGGGCAAAATCATCCCCATCTCCATGGAGGATTTCGGCGGCAGCATCCTGTGCCAGAAGGATTCCTTTTTATGCGCCGCGCAAGGCATCGAGATCGAAGTCGCATTCACGAAGAAAATTGGCGCCGGCATCTTCGGCGGTGAAGGGTTTATACTGCAGCGCCTCGACGGTAGCGGGTTGGCGTTCGTCCACGCTGGCGGCACGGTGATCGAAAAAGACCTTGCGGCGGGCGATACGTTACGCGTCGACACAGGCTGCCTGGTCGCCTTCTCGACCAGCATCGATTATGACATCCAATTCGTTGGCGGCTTCACGAACGCCCTCTTCGGCGGTGAAGGCCTGTTCCTGGCGAAAATCACCGGACCGGGAAGAGTCTACCTGCAGAGTCTGCCCTTCTCGAGAATTGCGGACCGCGTCATGGCGGCTGCGCGCCATCAGACCGGCGAACGCAAGGGATTTGCGGGACTCGGTGGCCAGTTCTTGGGAGATCTGATCAGCGGCCGATAACGCTTCAAATGGATCCCGACTTGAGGCGCGAGTACGATCGAATTGCGGCTCCCGCCATATCGTAATCATTCGTGTCAAGCGACGCTCTCTCAACAACGCTCGTAGCCTCTCACAGCCGGTTGATGCATCGTAGATCAGTGGCGGCAGCCAGGGACATTACCCCATGCCAGGACTGACGGATCAAGCGGGGAGCCAGCAGGCTTCCGGAGAAGAACTCGTCGATCAGGCGCGGCAGGCCTGGCAGGAGAGTATGCTGCGCCGCCTGGCGGAGCTGCGTTCCGATCTGCACGCCCGCCAACCGCAAATCGTCGCCGCCCGATGCGGCGGGACGTTTCGAGGGGGCAGCATTCACCTCCAATACTGGGGGCAAGCCATCTCCATTCCCTGGGACAGTTTGGCGCCGCTGTTCGTTGAAGAGAACAAACCCTGCTCCGTGTTCGACAGTGCGATGTTGATTTACTACCTGCACACCGCCAGGGGAACCGATCTTGCCGACTGCTGGATTGCATTCCGCGAAATACCGGGCGGCGCGTTTTACCATCAGGCATTTCAAGGGTACAGCGGAGACCGGGTCGCCCGCCGCTTCGGCGAACATACGCACGACTTCGAGCGGGCTGCGCAGAAATTGAATGGTTGGCGTCTGCCCGCACTCTCGCCCTACGCCTACGCCTTTCAGCCTCTACCGCGTATTCGTCTGGCTGCCGCACTATGGCCAGGAGACGAAGATTTCGCTGCCCGCGCTTCCATCCTGTTCGATGCGTCCGCCGACAGCTACCTCACAATCGACGGTCTGGCGCTGATCGGAGCCGGATTGGCCGGCCGCTTGCTTCGCGCCGGCAAATAACGCATCCGAACCGGCAAGGCGGGCCGGCATTTTTACAAAGTGATGACACGATCGGCCGTGGTCATGGCGGTGATGATGTCCGGCATTCCCCCCACGATTCCGACGCGTACGGCGTCGTTCAATCCCATTCGATTGAGGCAGGTACTGCATAGTACCAGATGTACGCCTCGCGCTTCTAATTTCTCGAGTTCCTCGAGAATGGGCGAACCCTCACATGCCAGCCGTACTCCATCCGTGTAGAAGCAAATCGCATTAGGCAGCGAATCCGCCTCCGCAAGAATTTGCAGGAACTTACCCGCCAGCAGCTCGCGCAATCCCTGGTCTTGCGTCCGCCCCATACCGTCGCTGCTGAATATAAACACGATTG from Anaerolineales bacterium harbors:
- a CDS encoding DsrE family protein: MSTDRAIVFIFSSDGMGRTQDQGLRELLAGKFLQILAEADSLPNAICFYTDGVRLACEGSPILEELEKLEARGVHLVLCSTCLNRMGLNDAVRVGIVGGMPDIITAMTTADRVITL
- a CDS encoding aldehyde dehydrogenase family protein is translated as MAKKEKDGKKAGGFKLTYATMFDPPEELHESYESALAQVKRDMGAEHPMLIDGKEVKSSEKFEDRSPINKDWLLGIFQQGTDNDAKKALAAARKAFPAWSRVPWKERVKILRKAAKQIDKRIFEFAAVISLEVGKNRMEALGDIAEAADLIRYACDQMEKNDGYIVRMGKDPLKGYKAKNTSVLRPYGVWLVISPFNFPGALTGGPVGAALLAGNTVVMKPASNTPWTVRLLAECFQDAGIPAGVCNYVTGPGSTTGEALISSDEVDGITFTGSYDVGMKIYKTFAEGKYPRPIILEMGGKNASIVSENADIEHAAAGIVRSAFGLQGQKCSANSRIYAAKPIYEKLLKRLIELTEKLSVGDPTDRAVFMGPVINKKSYQDFKRFTKQLADAGAITTGGSVITDGEYKKGFFCQPTIVANVPVDNRLWKHEMFLPITMIHPVADLQEAMTLANDSQYGLTGGFYGSKKEAKWFFDQINVGVAYANRPQGSTTGAWPGFQPFGGWKGSGSSGKNAGGHYYLTLYMHEQSRTLIRPV
- a CDS encoding DUF429 domain-containing protein — protein: MLFSDVAYMGIDPTAGRRPLDYAVLDKRKQILALDQGDIESVLAFVAGLERVVVAIASPQAPNKGLMRRSEIRRRNNLKADGNTWTKWRVCEFMLRRCNIRLYNTPADEQKAPGWVRNGFHLFRRLEELSFRPYIVGDEPADHAIIEVSPHACFSVLLEHRPLLKRTLEGRMQRQLVLYQEGLDVSNPLRVLEEITRHHLLTGNLPLDGLYEADPLDALAAAYTAFLVGEEPNQVTQVGEAVEGLITLPVGELKDFYP
- a CDS encoding EAL domain-containing protein, which encodes MDEMRDSHEIKVLLVEEKPGEVGIIQGILDDANLKGFSFFHENILQRAIDRLRKDSFDIVLLDLSLPDAQGVDSIRVVNSEFPNLTIVALSSVSDERVVVQAIKAGAQDCLVKGQGDSNLLTRSLRYAIERKQAEERLAYLAQYDHLTGLANRTLFRDRLAQALARADRNNEQVALMFLDLDNFKVVNDTLGHDAGDIILQAVAERLKKCVRATDTVARLGGDEFIIILDGLPKSDVPVIVAQKIINVLAPPFHVNDREVFITTSIGISLYPMDAKNAKDLLKFADRSMYRAKEKGCSNYQFYAAEMNLRATERLTFRSGLYHALDRDELVLHYQPIVNLRSGKIVGLEALLRWNLPNYGLLYPQRFIDLAEETELIIPIGEWVMRKACKHTQQWLDAKPRPFRISVNLSARQFRQGDLFDSIRRILMESELPPSRLELELTEGTLMEQTETSSSTLMRLKDLGVRISIDDFGTGYSSLSYLRKFPIDTLKIAQTFVKDLTNNSNDAAISKAIIAMAHSLRLEVIAEGVETMNQLSILYAQGCDAAQGFYLGKPIDEAEVPALLAKGTLMESSEPPEDVTQPGLKRTRKEEAWREIA
- a CDS encoding DUF3786 domain-containing protein, with amino-acid sequence MPGLTDQAGSQQASGEELVDQARQAWQESMLRRLAELRSDLHARQPQIVAARCGGTFRGGSIHLQYWGQAISIPWDSLAPLFVEENKPCSVFDSAMLIYYLHTARGTDLADCWIAFREIPGGAFYHQAFQGYSGDRVARRFGEHTHDFERAAQKLNGWRLPALSPYAYAFQPLPRIRLAAALWPGDEDFAARASILFDASADSYLTIDGLALIGAGLAGRLLRAGK
- a CDS encoding TIGR00266 family protein; the protein is MADLVDYRIFGDDLQLVEIELDPGEGVRAETGTMTYMENAIEMQTSTGGGLLKGLKRAVTGESFFITTFLNSGNGKAHAAFAAPFPGKIIPISMEDFGGSILCQKDSFLCAAQGIEIEVAFTKKIGAGIFGGEGFILQRLDGSGLAFVHAGGTVIEKDLAAGDTLRVDTGCLVAFSTSIDYDIQFVGGFTNALFGGEGLFLAKITGPGRVYLQSLPFSRIADRVMAAARHQTGERKGFAGLGGQFLGDLISGR